In Geminocystis sp. NIES-3709, a single genomic region encodes these proteins:
- a CDS encoding lipopolysaccharide assembly protein LapB — translation MLLFTGKSTLILAQTEEVKVNPLLVDFKDELLPTIKRDLTGLEIKRIQTKIADLDSLAQEESKAGNDDVAFALWYRSINLSRVLGIKEEIIIITKVGKVAWDKSRNEDINFLNERLVILESQNSKDGQINQEYLPLFIDAYEALHNLDRSIAINKKNLELARSTNDSSTIKTILEKLGKFYIAKFDYFRAEPIYTELLNIARVEVDYLAEGIYLRKLAEISGAIVNPENAIKYKQELAETYVKNQDLLNLSMIKISIGDDYKTLKKPEESAKYYQEAFSIAWSLTQYSIAGDALEKLGILYQEYEQFDSALQIYQELIKVQQLSYNYYGLMNSYDYMGIIYSKKQDYSSALKSYQKALELARSLSHKEDYFLGKINELGTTNN, via the coding sequence TTGTTACTTTTTACCGGTAAATCTACTTTAATTTTAGCTCAAACAGAAGAAGTAAAAGTTAATCCTTTATTAGTTGATTTTAAAGATGAATTATTACCTACAATAAAACGAGATTTAACTGGTTTAGAAATCAAAAGAATTCAAACTAAAATAGCAGATTTAGATAGTTTAGCCCAAGAAGAATCTAAAGCAGGAAATGATGATGTTGCTTTTGCCTTATGGTATCGATCGATTAATTTAAGTCGAGTACTAGGCATAAAAGAAGAAATTATAATAATAACTAAAGTGGGTAAAGTTGCATGGGATAAAAGTCGTAATGAAGATATTAACTTTTTAAATGAAAGATTAGTGATTTTAGAATCTCAAAATAGTAAAGATGGTCAAATTAATCAAGAATATTTACCTTTATTTATTGATGCCTATGAGGCTTTACATAATTTAGATCGATCGATTGCTATTAATAAAAAAAATCTTGAATTAGCTCGATCGACAAATGATAGTTCTACTATTAAAACTATATTAGAAAAATTAGGAAAATTTTACATAGCTAAATTTGATTATTTTCGTGCAGAACCTATTTATACAGAATTGTTAAATATCGCTAGAGTTGAAGTAGATTATTTAGCAGAAGGTATTTATTTACGCAAATTAGCAGAAATTAGTGGAGCGATCGTTAATCCTGAAAATGCAATAAAATATAAGCAAGAACTAGCAGAAACTTATGTAAAAAATCAGGATTTGTTAAACTTATCTATGATAAAAATTTCTATCGGTGATGACTATAAAACTTTAAAAAAACCAGAAGAATCAGCTAAATATTATCAAGAGGCTTTCTCGATCGCATGGTCATTAACACAATATTCGATCGCAGGAGATGCGTTAGAGAAACTAGGTATTCTTTATCAAGAATATGAACAATTTGATTCTGCCTTGCAAATTTATCAAGAATTAATTAAAGTGCAACAACTCTCTTATAATTATTATGGTTTGATGAATAGTTATGATTATATGGGTATAATTTATAGCAAAAAACAAGATTATTCTTCCGCTTTAAAATCTTATCAAAAAGCCCTAGAACTTGCCCGTAGTCTTAGTCATAAAGAAGACTATTTTTTAGGAAAAATTAATGAATTGGGAACAACTAATAATTAA